In Hemitrygon akajei chromosome 12, sHemAka1.3, whole genome shotgun sequence, a single window of DNA contains:
- the LOC140736874 gene encoding selenoprotein Pb-like, whose translation MGLERTSFAILFGLIISLAAAQNDVGICRVAPHWQIGNQIPMEEQSGQITVVALLKASUSFCLKQAAGLGKLRDKLVHHGLTDIHYMIVNDKTFESRIMFPKLISNAPKDIPVYQQSRFQPDVWHILGGVKDDIFIYDRCGKLTFHVTSPYSHLHFRYVEAAIQATYNRDICGNCRSNNNTLEMVSSPSTEQN comes from the exons ATGGGGCTGGAGAGAACTTCATTTGCCATTCTTTTTGGGTTAATAATCTCCCTGGCAGCAGCACAGAATGACGTCGGAATCTGTCGGGTGGCTCCTCACTGGCAGATTGGCAATCAAATACCAATGGAGGAGCAGTCTGGACAAATTACCGTGGTGGCCCTTCTCAAAGCAAGCTGATCATTCTGTCTAAAGCAGGCTGCCGG ATTAGGCAAATTGCGTGACAAGCTTGTCCATCATGGCCTGACTGACATACATTACATGATTGTGAACGACAAGACATTTGAATCCAGGATCATGTTTCCGAAGCTCATATCCAATGCTCCCAAAGATATCCCTGTCTACCAGCAATCACGATTTCAACCTGATGTTTGGCATATCTTGGGGGGTGTCAAGGATGACATCTTTATCTATGATAG ATGTGGTAAATTGACCTTTCATGTTACGTCACCGTATAGCCACTTGCATTTCCGCTACGTTGAAGCAGCAATTCAAGCTACTTACAACAGAGACATCTGTGGCAACTGCAGATCCAATAACAACACACTGGAG ATGGTCTCATCACCCTCTACAGAACAAAATTAA